Proteins encoded within one genomic window of Mesobacillus subterraneus:
- the sstT gene encoding serine/threonine transporter SstT — protein sequence MKDLLRKWNQVSLVKQIIAGLIVGIILALSIPELAKPVAILGSLFVSALKAVAPVLVLFLVMSAIAQHKRGQKTNMKTIISLYLLGTFAAGLIAVIASFMFPISLKLTAGAEGMTPPGSVVEVLKTVLLNIVDNPVNAIMNANYIGILTWAVLVGLALKNASDSTKTVIGNLSDAMSKIVTWVIKFAPLGIMGLVFDSITANGLSSLLGYGKLLAVLIGVMLVVALVVNPLIVYTQIRQNPYPLVFKCLKESGITAFFTRSSASNIPVNIKICEELGLDKDSYSVSIPLGATINMAGAAVTITVMTMAAVHTLGIQVDIPTAILLSFMAAISAAGASGVAGGSLLLIPLAASLFGIPNDVAMQVVAVGFIIGVLQDSFETALNSSTDVLFTAAVEFKKWRNEGKVIEIKKAS from the coding sequence ATGAAAGATTTACTGAGGAAGTGGAACCAAGTAAGCCTGGTGAAACAGATCATAGCGGGTTTGATAGTTGGTATTATCCTTGCTCTATCCATTCCGGAACTAGCAAAGCCAGTTGCTATTTTAGGATCCTTATTTGTAAGTGCCTTGAAGGCGGTTGCCCCTGTATTGGTATTATTCCTGGTTATGTCAGCGATTGCGCAGCATAAACGCGGGCAGAAAACAAATATGAAAACGATTATATCTTTATATCTTCTAGGAACATTTGCTGCCGGGCTTATTGCGGTTATTGCTAGTTTTATGTTCCCGATAAGCTTGAAGCTTACAGCTGGCGCTGAGGGCATGACGCCTCCTGGGAGTGTAGTTGAGGTTCTTAAAACCGTATTGCTCAATATTGTTGATAATCCTGTTAATGCTATTATGAATGCTAATTATATCGGTATTTTAACCTGGGCGGTCTTAGTCGGGCTTGCTCTGAAGAATGCGTCTGATTCAACAAAAACAGTCATTGGGAACTTATCCGATGCGATGTCCAAAATCGTCACTTGGGTGATAAAATTCGCTCCACTTGGCATCATGGGCCTTGTATTTGATTCGATTACAGCAAACGGACTTAGCTCTTTGCTTGGCTATGGAAAGTTACTTGCCGTTCTGATTGGCGTCATGCTTGTTGTGGCTCTTGTAGTCAATCCACTCATTGTATACACTCAAATAAGGCAAAATCCATATCCGCTTGTCTTCAAATGCTTGAAGGAAAGTGGGATTACAGCATTCTTTACACGCAGTTCAGCTTCAAACATTCCTGTTAATATTAAAATCTGTGAAGAATTAGGCTTGGACAAGGATTCATATTCTGTTTCCATTCCATTAGGCGCAACCATCAATATGGCTGGAGCCGCCGTGACGATTACTGTCATGACAATGGCTGCTGTTCATACACTAGGTATCCAGGTTGACATTCCTACTGCCATTCTTCTAAGTTTTATGGCTGCGATCAGTGCTGCGGGTGCATCTGGTGTTGCCGGCGGATCTCTTTTGCTGATCCCTCTCGCTGCAAGCTTGTTCGGCATCCCGAATGATGTCGCCATGCAGGTAGTTGCAGTTGGCTTTATCATCGGTGTTTTACAGGATTCTTTTGAGACAGCCCTTAATTCATCGACTGACGTATTATTTACGGCTGCAGTAGAATTTAAGAAATGGCGGAATGAAGGAAAAGTTATCGAAATCAAAAAGGCATCATAA